The proteins below are encoded in one region of Syngnathus acus chromosome 2, fSynAcu1.2, whole genome shotgun sequence:
- the smim1 gene encoding small integral membrane protein 1, with product MEANDPGSVQYNRWNEDNINMNVAASLPPMTRLYNRTCTGKTGIVVKAAGALVAFMFVFIMGYLTGYYVHKCEVL from the exons ATGGAGGCCAACGATCCCGGCAGTGTGCAATACAATCGGTGGAATGAGGACAACATCAACATGAACGTGGCGGCGTCACTGCCTCCCATGACCAG GCTCTACAACAGAACATGCACTGGCAAGACTGGCATCGTGGTGAAGGCAGCCGGAGCACTGGTCGCATTTATGTTTGTCTTCATCATGGGATACTTGACAGGATACTACGTCCATAAATGTGAAGTCCTTTGA
- the tmem82 gene encoding transmembrane protein 82 isoform X2, whose protein sequence is MIRFITSLLPTSYLTGWWTLNVNLLCHLLQGLVGACGISVLGSLLRVRLYVEEESNKDASSQRRVKRGAAGRLHFVFVAGILAAVGSRVASLVVLEFCLRAGSGWLTRGPDSLKTLHHLMVQSQFSLGCALSCTLQFLHEGALHRWLCLLLAAALSCWLARKAAALQRHVATLYKLHSSQHYCGVCISLLTYGRGPVLLPALCGTLMVAFVMAVVAALVIINQHFLSATEALKFWTPLTLCYALLVVYMQDEQRNLPASQALLISVVVRLGALMVLMLIVGRWADVLHIFLCFLGEAACLIPTTDLLDATSSQE, encoded by the exons ATGATTCGGTTCATCACGTCGCTGCTGCCGACGTCCTACTTGACAGGCTGGTGGACGCTGAACGTGAATCTGCTGTGTCATTTGCTGCAAG GACTTGTTGGCGCGTGTGGGATCTCTGTGCTCGGCTCCCTTCTCAGAGTGCGTTTATATGTTGAGGAGGAAAG TAACAAAGATGCATCTAGTCAGAGGAGGGTTAAACGCGGAGCGGCGGGGAGgcttcattttgtctttgtggccGGGATATTGGCTGCTGTTGGTTCTCGTGTGGCCTCCTTGGTGGTGCTGGAATTTTGCCTTCGAGCTGGCTCTGGATGGCTGACAAGAGGACCC GACTCTCTGAAAACGCTCCACCACCTCATGGTTCAAAGCCAATTCTCCCTGGGATGTGCCCTCAGCTGCACGCTACAATTCCTCCACGAAGGGGCTCTGCATCGCTGGCTGTGCTTGCTCCTGGCAGCGGCACTCAGCTGTTGGCTAGCCCGGAAGGCCGCGGCGTTACAGCGGCATGTGGCGACTCTGTACAAACTGCACAGTTCGCAGCACTACTGCGGCGTTTGCATCAGCCTGCTGACATACGGCCGCGGCCCTGTGCTGCTCCCGGCGCTATGCGGGACGCTCATGGTTGCCTTTGTCATGGCTGTGGTGGCAGCATTGGTGATCATCAACCAACACTTCTTGTCCGCAACAGAAGCACTTAAGTTTTGGACACCGCTGACCCTCTGTTACGCTCTGCTGGTGGTTTACATGCAGG ACGAGCAGCGTAATTTGCCGGCTAGCCAGGCGCTCCTGATCTCGGTGGTGGTGCGCCTCGGTGCGTTGATGGTCCTGATGCTGATTGTTGGACGCTGGGCCGATGTACTCCACATTTTCCTGTGTTTCCTGGGTGAGGCCGCCTGTCTGATCCCCACAACAGATCTGCTGGATGCAACCTCTTCGCAG GAATGA
- the LOC119117811 gene encoding uncharacterized protein LOC119117811 isoform X1, which yields MDPLPYGISSQLECISRAVLLSQPGDINTFLDAHLKQMIEFAGPDQKDIKELAFRYQEQWESDFLMTISRQIEVAKLGVRLSSSSLSVSRSLTLFGAEKLSIPVSLPYEEIPISGAVDIGGASQRKKSQQAFTARSPSQKETKVSKRSSAPTTLQGQHKPSSQGTKPRAVCSDSVKEEKKEQQIITQQVMGQQIIGQQIVKHPQAAGPPNTQQKGSPQKKPKPRKTPKTNTDNFTCTLEDCMYHKSTNQFEPDKKLEAVRTGAGPAVHKYRGVKKPELGPGSEIRIPYRPKGGMLFDPELRYSPRL from the exons ATGGATCCGTTACCGTATGGCATTAGTAGTCAGCTTGAGTGCATCTCACGTGCCGTGCTGCTGTCACAGCCGGGTGAtattaacacatttttagaCGCCCATCTGAAGCAAATGATAGAATTTGCAGGCCCTGACCAAAAAGATATTAAAGAGCTTGCCTTTCGATATCAAGAGCAATGGG AGAGCGACTTTTTGATGACCATCAGCAGACAAATAGAAGTCGCCAAGTTGGGAGTCCGATTGTCTTCATCGTCTCTGTCCGTTTCCAGATCATTAACTCTATTTGGGGCTGAGAAACTCTCAATACCGGTGTCATTGCCGTATGAAGAGATCCCGATATCTGGTGCTGTGGACATAGGTGGAGCATCACagagaaaaaagtcacaacAAGCTTTTACAGCCAGGTCCCCCAGTCAAAAGGAAACCAAAGTGTCGAAAAGGTCTTCAGCACCCACCACCCTACAGGGGCAGCATAAACCTTCTTCCCAAGGGACAAAACCAAGAGCGGTGTGCAGTGACTCCGtcaaggaggagaagaaagaaCAGCAGATCATCACGCAGCAGGTCATGGGGCAGCAGATCATCGGGCAGCAGATCGTCAAACATCCTCAAGCGGCTGGCCCGCCCAACACCCAGCAGAAAGGCTCTCCGCAAAAAAAGCCCAAACCGAGAAAGAcgcccaaaacaaacactgacAATTTCACCTGCACATTAGAAGACTGTATGTACCATAAATCCACAAATCAGTTTGAGCCGGACAAGAAATTGGAGGCAGTTAGAACCGGTGCAGGGCCAGCAGTCCATAAGTACCGGGGTGTTAAAAAACCTGAGCTAGGCCCTGGATCTGAGATACGGATCCCATATAGACCCAAAGGAGGGATGCTTTTTGATCCAGAACTAAGGTATAGTCCGCGACTATGA
- the mad2l2 gene encoding mitotic spindle assembly checkpoint protein MAD2B — MTTLTRQDLNFGQVVADVLCEFLEVAIHLILYVREVYPSGIFQKRKKYNVPVQMSCHPELNQYIQDTLHCIKPLIEKNDAEKVVVVIMDKEHHPVERFVFEISQPPLLSISSDTLLSHVEQLLRAFILKISVCDAVLNNNPPDCSFTVLVHTRNSATRNMEKVQVIKDFPWIVADEQEVHMQEPRLIPLKTLTSDIVKMQLYVEERAQKM, encoded by the exons ATGACAACTCTAACACGGCAAGATCTCAATTTCGGACAAG TGGTTGCTGACGTTTTGTGTGAGTTCTTGGAAGTTGCCATTCACCTCATCCTGTACGTCCGTGAAGTTTACCCATCAGGAATATTTCAGAAGCGAAAGAAATACAATGTCCCTGTGCAG ATGTCATGTCATCCTGAGCTGAACCAGTACATCCAAGATACACTTCACTGTATAAAACCGCTTATTGAGAAG AATGATGCTGAGAAGGTGGTTGTCGTCATTATGGACAAGGAGCATCATCCAGTTGAGAGATTTGTCTTTGAGATATCCCAACCACCGCTTCTCTCTATCAG CTCAGATACATTACTGTCTCATGTGGAGCAGCTGCTGAGGGCGTTCATTCTTAAGATCAGTGTGTGTGATGctgttttaaataataatccaCCAG ATTGTTCATTTACAGTATTAGTTCATACAAGAAATTCTGCCACACGCAACATGGAGAAGGTTCAAGTCATCAAG GATTTCCCATGGATAGTTGCTGATGAGCAGGAGGTCCACATGCAGGAGCCCAGACTCATCCCACTGAAGACCTTGACGTCTGATATAGTGAAG ATGCAGCTGTATGTGGAGGAGCGAGCCCAGAAGATGTAG
- the tmem82 gene encoding transmembrane protein 82 isoform X1, whose translation MIRFITSLLPTSYLTGWWTLNVNLLCHLLQGLVGACGISVLGSLLRVRLYVEEESCSNKDASSQRRVKRGAAGRLHFVFVAGILAAVGSRVASLVVLEFCLRAGSGWLTRGPDSLKTLHHLMVQSQFSLGCALSCTLQFLHEGALHRWLCLLLAAALSCWLARKAAALQRHVATLYKLHSSQHYCGVCISLLTYGRGPVLLPALCGTLMVAFVMAVVAALVIINQHFLSATEALKFWTPLTLCYALLVVYMQDEQRNLPASQALLISVVVRLGALMVLMLIVGRWADVLHIFLCFLGEAACLIPTTDLLDATSSQE comes from the exons ATGATTCGGTTCATCACGTCGCTGCTGCCGACGTCCTACTTGACAGGCTGGTGGACGCTGAACGTGAATCTGCTGTGTCATTTGCTGCAAG GACTTGTTGGCGCGTGTGGGATCTCTGTGCTCGGCTCCCTTCTCAGAGTGCGTTTATATGTTGAGGAGGAAAG TTGCAGTAACAAAGATGCATCTAGTCAGAGGAGGGTTAAACGCGGAGCGGCGGGGAGgcttcattttgtctttgtggccGGGATATTGGCTGCTGTTGGTTCTCGTGTGGCCTCCTTGGTGGTGCTGGAATTTTGCCTTCGAGCTGGCTCTGGATGGCTGACAAGAGGACCC GACTCTCTGAAAACGCTCCACCACCTCATGGTTCAAAGCCAATTCTCCCTGGGATGTGCCCTCAGCTGCACGCTACAATTCCTCCACGAAGGGGCTCTGCATCGCTGGCTGTGCTTGCTCCTGGCAGCGGCACTCAGCTGTTGGCTAGCCCGGAAGGCCGCGGCGTTACAGCGGCATGTGGCGACTCTGTACAAACTGCACAGTTCGCAGCACTACTGCGGCGTTTGCATCAGCCTGCTGACATACGGCCGCGGCCCTGTGCTGCTCCCGGCGCTATGCGGGACGCTCATGGTTGCCTTTGTCATGGCTGTGGTGGCAGCATTGGTGATCATCAACCAACACTTCTTGTCCGCAACAGAAGCACTTAAGTTTTGGACACCGCTGACCCTCTGTTACGCTCTGCTGGTGGTTTACATGCAGG ACGAGCAGCGTAATTTGCCGGCTAGCCAGGCGCTCCTGATCTCGGTGGTGGTGCGCCTCGGTGCGTTGATGGTCCTGATGCTGATTGTTGGACGCTGGGCCGATGTACTCCACATTTTCCTGTGTTTCCTGGGTGAGGCCGCCTGTCTGATCCCCACAACAGATCTGCTGGATGCAACCTCTTCGCAG GAATGA